In the Salarias fasciatus chromosome 13, fSalaFa1.1, whole genome shotgun sequence genome, one interval contains:
- the LOC115399374 gene encoding androgen-dependent TFPI-regulating protein, with the protein MASVLRRVYHITAFSWYAFVVKSLIEKEGEQLPAGIFVYGGPWKYLTFLNLLLQMVFFGLAAVSDLQSEKHSERILTRCKDLLFSVFAFPVGMFVVLLFWTIFAYDRELVYPASIDTFFPPWINHAMHTFVLPVLLGEVLVQPHAYPQTKHALAALGVVGLAYLSWIIWVYLSVGIWVYPLLGRFSTPGLVGFFFFNMTVVTVLYILGQKLNSHIWRKKH; encoded by the exons ATGGCTTCAGTCCTGAGAAGAGTGTACCACATCACAGCTTTCAGCTGGTATGCGTTTGTTGTTAAGAGTCTCATAGAGAAGGAAGGAGAGCAGCTGCCAGCAGGGATCTTTGTTTATGGAGGACCTTGGAAGTACcttacttttttaaatttg ttgttACAAATGGTGTTCTTTGGACTGGCAGCAGTGAGTGATCTCCAGTCTGAGAAACATTCAGAACGCATCTTGACCAGATGTAAAGATCTCCTGTTCTCTGTCTTTGCATTCCCCGTGGGCATG TTTGTTGTTCTACTTTTCTGGACAATCTTTGCTTATGACAGAGAACTCGTCTACCCAGCTTCCATTGACACCTTCTTCCCGCCCTGGATAAACCACGCAATG CACACCTTTGTCCTTCCTGTTTTACTGGGAGAGGTGCTGGTGCAGCCTCATGCCTACCCACAGACCAAGCACGCGCTGGCAGCGTTGGGAGTCGTGGGCTTGGCTTATTTATCTTG GATTATATGGGTGTATTTGTCTGTCGGGATTTGGGTGTATCCCCTCCTCGGACGCTTCAGCACTCCTGGCCTGGtgggcttcttcttttttaacatGACTGTAGTGACCGTGCTCTACATCCTCGGACAAAAGCTCAACAGCCACATCTGGAGGAAGAAGCATTAG